In a single window of the Gossypium hirsutum isolate 1008001.06 chromosome A13, Gossypium_hirsutum_v2.1, whole genome shotgun sequence genome:
- the LOC107894997 gene encoding thioredoxin-like 1-1, chloroplastic produces the protein MAEVLGKGNLFTTCNYSQTKNLEGGTCLVPKKISGFSLERNGFSSLKVKSQALRSDFNGQRMVFLEKKSMNRRRFCQVPIKAQMQSGLIGRIQKWWEKGLQPNMKEVASAQDLVDSLLNAGDKLVVVDFFSPGCGGCKALHPKICQFAEMNPDVQFLQVNYEEHKSMCYSLNVHVLPFFRFYRGAQGRVCSFSCTNATIKKFRDALAKHTPDRCSLSTTKGLEEKELLALSANKDLSFNYTPIPTHGEILIWKQVPSDSTRKLPLSVPTTSAKQRDSEEKTLVGVGR, from the exons atgGCTGAAGTTTTGGGGAAGGGAAATCTGTTTACGACTTGTAACTATAGTCAGACGAAGAATCTAGAAGGTGGAACTTGTTTGGTTCCTAAGAAAATTTCTGGGTTTTCTTTAGAAAGGAACGGTTTTTCTTCTTTAAAGGTTAAATCTCAGGCTTTAAGAAGTGATTTTAATGGGCAAAGAATGGTTTTTTTGGAGAAGAAAAGTATGAACAGGCGAAGGTTTTGTCAAGTTCCCATCAAAGCACAG ATGCAAAGTGGTCTTATTGGTCGAATTCAGAAATGGTGGGAGAAAGGGCTTCAACCAAATATGAAAGAAGTTGCATCTGCACAAGACCTAGTAGACTCTCTTCTGAATGCTGGTGATAAGCTTGTTGTGGTAGATTTCTTCTCCCCTGGTTGTGGTGGTTGCAAGGCTCTTCATCCCaag ATTTGCCAATTTGCAGAGATGAATCCAGATGTGCAGTTTCTTCAGGTTAATTACGAGGAGCACAAGTCAATGTGCTATAGCCTTAATGTCCATGTGCTGCCTTTCTTCCGGTTCTATCGAGGTGCGCAGGGGCGTGTATGCAGCTTTAGTTGTACCAATGCCACG ATCAAAAAATTCAGAGATGCATTAGCCAAACACACACCTGATCGGTGCAGCCTCAGCACGACAAAAGGGCTCGAGGAGAAGGAGCTTTTGGCATTATCTGCGAACAAAGACCTTTCCTTCAACTACACACCAATTCCCACACATGGAGAGATTCTTATATGGAAACAAGTTCCATCTGATTCAACGAGAAAGCTCCCGCTTTCAGTCCCGACAACATCCGCAAAACAAAGGGACAGTGAGGAGAAAACCTTGGTTGGTGTCGGAAGATGA